The Naumovozyma dairenensis CBS 421 chromosome 2, complete genome genome segment ACAATagacaagaagaagaacgaTCAACGTATGATATTACCTAATCCTTTGAAAAGAACGAATGAATTTGCATTTTCATTTGCTCCCTTCTTAACAGCTGTAAAAACACATTTATCGTCTAACAATATTGATCCGAAAGATGTTGCGATCGATGTTCAAAAGGAGATGGCCTATGAGATTCAAGAGGCAATATTTGATCATCTTCTACtaagaattaaaaaatatatgataataaatcataaGAGATTCAAGCATGTCAAgaattttatttgttcAGGTGGTGTGAGTGCTAATAGCAGATTACGcataaaattaaataatggattaaatgaatttttcaaaaatttccaTTATCCTCCTTTAGAATATTGTACTGATAATGCTCTTATGATTGGTTGGGCTGgaattgaattatatgaaaataaaacttATCCAAACTTGCGTAGTAATAGGAACGTTTTACCAATACGGAAATGGCCATTGAATGATTTACTTAATGTTCCAGGTTGGCAATGGGATGGAATAAAGTGACAAGATTATcttgtaaataaataaaaaagtacAATATTAGGAATGTAATCATATATTCATGTAACAATAAAAgttagatatatatatatcaattGTTGTCAGAGAAGGACGGTATGAAACTTTCTGTAATactgaatttttcaattaattttttccaagTTGGCATAtcaatttggaaaataatatgattttGATGCTTGTTTAATCTTTTctgtttttcaatttcattattggCTGAATCATTTGATCtaacattttctttaatccTTATTGAGGGGAATCCATCagattcattttcaatcaattccaGTCTACCTTCTTTGATTAAGAAACTTGTATAGAACAAATTTTCCACTGTTCTACAAAATGAATTTGgatcaataataaattcaaacaaattaatagaattattattattatttgattgtcctattttcttttgtaaaattttaaagattCTTTTGACTTGTTCAGGTGTTGTGGgttcttttgttttcaaattttcttgtGTAACTACTTCAGCTTTAGTCAATTTACCCACTGGTTCCACTCTTCTTTTCCTAACGATTGGAGCTctaattttcttctctaaTGCAAATGGACCAGATAAATGATCCACAGTAATTGGCATAGAGCTGAAGTTTTCAAACAATGCACCCATTCTAAACCAATTAAATTCGTTAAATTGATCATATCGATTAAATtgttttaaataatttttcttcataacATTTTGTctcaatttattattattcctgGTATTTGcaccatcattatcttcattttcatcatttgttAATTCCATACTAGAAAGAAGATTATCAGCACtactttcttcttctttaattctattcaatttaaaatattcctTCAACATATACCTTTTAAAATAATTagtaatatcatcaatattaatCAATGATCTCGTATcaccaaatttcaaatttctcaCAGAGATCTGTGCCAACTCACTAATATTTACAATAGCCTTAGCATCATGAGCGAAAAGtccattatttttagaTCCATtaacttttgaaaataaaccaTTCACATTATCTAAACTATTGATGACGATGTTAATATCACCAGTTCGTATTGCTTCAGCTCTATCTGttattaatttatcttcGAATTCTCTGTATTGTTGTAATGCTTCAAATTCTAGTCTGCCCATTCCAGTTGTGGCctcagcatcatcatcatcattagtATCGTTGTCAAGTAGCTTTGTTCTCTTAACGCGATGGTGCTCGTTCGATGAATGGTCTTGTGATCTCTTTGTCGTGGACATATATGAGCGGCTATATGTTTTCTTATGGGATGGGAAATATTGTTTGATTGACTGAGAAAGGTACAGGCTCACATGAGAGGAGTTGACACAACACAACACaacataacataacataacataaGATGACATTATATAACATAATATAGCATAGCGTAAGATAAAGATTGTTTAAAAGATAGTTTTTATTCTTAACATAACGCGTCAGTCTTCCCACTTGAGTTAACGCGCTCATTTTTGCTTTGATAAATTGTGCGTAGTGTGTGAAGTGTTTATTTAATGCGAGACACCCAGACACTACGACGTTGAAAGTCTCTGGGATGCCCAGGGTAACGAGAGAAGGGGTCTACTTCTTATGCGTCTTTCTATCCCATTCCCCGAGCcctttaaaaataaactcTAAACCCTATCACAGACCTTACCCGTGCAATCAACTGCGGGTGGCAAGTCACCGGCACCGCGCTGctggaagaagaaactttCACATGACAGGAGCCATAGAGATCTCATATCTTTCCGCTGTGGATTTGAAGGTGTCActaattaaaaatataccCTCATCATATAAGAAGTTATGGGGCATTTAAAATGCTTGAAAGTGACTAT includes the following:
- the NSE4 gene encoding Smc5-Smc6 complex subunit NSE4 (similar to Saccharomyces cerevisiae NSE4 (YDL105W); ancestral locus Anc_2.342), which produces MSSYVMLCYVVLCCVNSSHVSLYLSQSIKQYFPSHKKTYSRSYMSTTKRSQDHSSNEHHRVKRTKLLDNDTNDDDDAEATTGMGRLEFEALQQYREFEDKLITDRAEAIRTGDINIVINSLDNVNGLFSKVNGSKNNGLFAHDAKAIVNISELAQISVRNLKFGDTRSLINIDDITNYFKRYMLKEYFKLNRIKEEESSADNLLSSMELTNDENEDNDGANTRNNNKLRQNVMKKNYLKQFNRYDQFNEFNWFRMGALFENFSSMPITVDHLSGPFALEKKIRAPIVRKRRVEPVGKLTKAEVVTQENLKTKEPTTPEQVKRIFKILQKKIGQSNNNNNSINLFEFIIDPNSFCRTVENLFYTSFLIKEGRLELIENESDGFPSIRIKENVRSNDSANNEIEKQKRLNKHQNHIIFQIDMPTWKKLIEKFSITESFIPSFSDNN